From Corticium candelabrum chromosome 13, ooCorCand1.1, whole genome shotgun sequence, a single genomic window includes:
- the LOC134188506 gene encoding uncharacterized protein LOC134188506, producing the protein MMKIDRLRSSVWTCTFIVIAYTAVALATSTCPRNYFLNSEGRCRGCNSCLPGVKSIARCTETHDTVCHPDNKCYNPLYVYDARYDYHCRAVRPSDCTDRRLVSSTPTNCSTKGSNCTCRVVSSDHRKVDCYCETDCERLSIANGHLDSTDKSVGTVVTVRCEIGYTLVGSSWRECLSSKTWSGETKCLGPCNGKALDVLGFSGTIEYRHFLPGDCSWRLHGNFGFKMIIKFHMLSNAHFGDSVTVRDRDSSGTVIASLSRGYENESVVSCSKSLFVEYNSSYRLHKAGVVASFMSVDRIASPEYPHSYPISTRITWRVCALLNQPTYLDFTDFDLEQLDSVKITSRQKLNATFRGRLLPFRLVLTSITTLVFTSQKLQTTKSHRRFSSRLRVPSLQIKNSHCRCRND; encoded by the exons ATGATGAAGATCGATAGACTGCGGTCGTCAGTGTGGACTTGTACGTTTATCGTCATCGCTTATACTGCGGTGGCTCTCGCCACCAGTACTTGTCCAAGAAATTATTTTCTAAATTCAGAGGGAAGGTGCAGAGGTTGCAACTCCTGTCTTCCTGGTGTGAAAAGTATAGCTAGATGTACGGAGACTCACGACACGGTATGTCATCCGGACAACAAATGCTACAACCCACTCTATGTGTACGACGCAAGATACGATTACCACTGTCGAGCAGTCCGACCTTCCGACTGCACGGATAGAAGACTCGTTTCTTCCACCCCTACTAATTGCAGTACTAAAGGAAGCAATTGCACATGTCGGGTGGTTTCTAGTGATCATAGAAAGGTAGACTGCTATTGTGAAACAG ATTGTGAAAGGCTTTCTATTGCTAATGGTCACCTGGACTCTACTGATAAAAGCGTAGGCACAGTCGTGACAGTGAGATGTGAAATAGGATACACACTCGTCGGTTCTAGTTGGAGGGAATGCTTATCTTCGAAAACTTGGAGTGGAGAGACCAAATGTTTAG GTCCTTGTAATGGAAAGGCATTAGATGTGTTAGGTTTCAGTGGAACGATCGAATATAGACACTTCCTACCCGGCGACTGCAGTTGGAGACTTCATGGCAATTTCGGTTTCAAAATGATCATAAAGTTTCACATGCTGTCCAATGCACATTTTGGCGATTCTGTTACTGTTCGCGACAGAGACTCATCTGGAACTGTCATTGCGTCTTTGTCTAGAGGTTACGAAAACGAATCTGTTGTGTCTTGTAGTAAATCTCTTTTTGTGGAATATAACAGCAGTTACAGACTGCATAAGGCGGGAGTTGTTGCATCTTTTATGAGTGTTG ATCGTATAGCGTCTCCAGAATATCCTCATTCTTATCCCATATCAACAAGAATAACGTGGAGAGTGTGTGCTCTACTAAATCAGCCAACATATCTGGACTTCACTGATTTTGATTTGGAGCAATTAGACAGTGTGAAAATAACGTCACGCCAAAAGCTCAATGCGACGTTTCGAGGTCGACTTCTACCATTCAGATTAGTTCTTACATCCATTACAACCCTAGTTTTTACGTCACAAAAGCTTCAAACAACAAAGAGTCATCGACGATTTTCATCCCGGCTTCGTGTGCCGTCGTTGCAAATTAAAA ATAGCCATTGTCGCTGTAGGAACGATTGA
- the LOC134188895 gene encoding uncharacterized protein LOC134188895, with the protein MQLYIARKSILNYQALNDICNCTTTRKTVTQFISLTYEYMALLYAQLQLVHTSSISSRTPVAVVEYVSDDNNEESTTAVTSELVEYSNELLYSVEDKLSRASAERSLVGLTLFSSGVDKSGVLANFYVYDRPPPSQPSNDGPHPSQPSSTDVRICLSCGVMH; encoded by the exons ATGCAATTGTACATTGCAAGAAAATCTATCTTGAATTACCAAGCTTTAAATGATATATGCAATTGTACGACTACGCGGAAAACTGTTACGCAATTCATATCATTGACATACGAATACATGGCATTACTTTACGCGCAGCTTCAATTGGTGCACACTTCAAG CATCTCTTCTCGTACGCCTGTTGCGGTAGTGGAATATGTATCGGACGACAATAATGAAG AGAGTACGACTGCTGTGACCTCAGAACTTGTAGAATATAGCAATGAATTGTTGTATTCGGTAGAAG ACAAATTATCTCGAGCCAGTGCAGAGAGATCTTTAGTCGGTTTAACATTATTCTCTTCAGGTGTCGACAAGTCCG GTGTCTTGGcaaatttttatgtttatgaCCGACCTCCTCCTTCTCAACCATCTAATGACGGACCTCATCCTTCTCAACCATCTTCAACTGATGTTAGAATTTGTCTGAGTTGTGGTGTTATGCATTAA